From Micromonospora nigra, one genomic window encodes:
- a CDS encoding lytic polysaccharide monooxygenase auxiliary activity family 9 protein, whose protein sequence is MSTLLRSSRALWAVAVAVTATLLLTTALANPASAHGSVVDPASRNYGCWQRWGGDFQNPRMATEDPMCWQAWQANSNAMWNWNGLFREGVGGNHQGAIPDGQLCSAGRTEGGRYNALDAVGAWRTTSVSNNFRVRLFDQASHGADYIRVYVTRQGYDPLTEPLAWSDLELVGQIGNTPASQWRQETGGVSIDIPANAPGRTGRHVVYTIWQASHLDQSYYLCSDVQFGGSNPPPTTPPPTTPPPTTPPPTTPPPTTPPPTTPPPAGACTATYRVTNTWSGGFQGEVQVTAGGSAINGWSVTWTYADGQQLSQAWNATVTTSGNRVTARNVGWNGSLGAGASTTFGFLGSGSANAPMLTCTTA, encoded by the coding sequence CACCACCGCCCTGGCCAACCCGGCCTCGGCCCACGGATCCGTCGTCGATCCCGCGTCGCGCAACTACGGTTGCTGGCAGCGGTGGGGCGGCGACTTCCAGAATCCCCGGATGGCCACCGAGGATCCGATGTGCTGGCAGGCCTGGCAGGCCAACTCCAACGCCATGTGGAACTGGAACGGCCTGTTCCGCGAGGGCGTCGGCGGCAACCACCAGGGCGCCATCCCCGACGGCCAGCTGTGCAGCGCCGGCCGTACCGAGGGTGGTCGCTACAACGCCCTCGACGCCGTCGGGGCCTGGCGGACGACCTCGGTCTCGAACAACTTCCGGGTCCGCCTGTTCGACCAGGCCAGCCACGGTGCCGACTACATCCGGGTGTACGTGACGAGGCAGGGCTACGATCCGCTCACCGAGCCGCTGGCCTGGTCCGACCTGGAGCTGGTCGGTCAGATCGGGAACACTCCGGCCTCCCAGTGGCGGCAGGAGACCGGTGGCGTCTCCATCGACATCCCGGCGAACGCGCCCGGCCGCACGGGCCGGCACGTCGTCTACACCATCTGGCAGGCCAGCCACCTGGACCAGTCGTACTACCTGTGCAGCGACGTGCAGTTCGGCGGGTCCAACCCGCCGCCCACCACGCCGCCGCCCACCACTCCCCCACCCACGACCCCGCCGCCCACCACTCCCCCGCCCACCACGCCACCGCCCACCACCCCGCCGCCGGCGGGGGCTTGCACGGCGACGTACCGGGTCACCAACACCTGGAGCGGTGGCTTCCAGGGTGAGGTGCAGGTGACGGCTGGCGGGTCGGCCATCAACGGCTGGTCGGTGACCTGGACGTACGCGGACGGGCAGCAGCTCAGCCAGGCGTGGAACGCCACCGTGACGACGAGCGGGAACAGGGTGACGGCCCGCAACGTCGGCTGGAACGGCAGCCTCGGGGCCGGAGCCAGCACCACGTTCGGCTTCCTCGGCAGCGGCAGCGCCAACGCGCCGATGCTGACCTGCACGACCGCCTGA